A section of the Engystomops pustulosus chromosome 3, aEngPut4.maternal, whole genome shotgun sequence genome encodes:
- the LOC140122621 gene encoding putative nuclease HARBI1, producing MSYDPVDDLLLDWAILQCLKRITKKEKPRRRIRPRLIPAVSQPPPRRCHFQNFYADLRRDPDKFHRYCRMTIPTFDRLLSDLSSGLTFPDTNMGRSITPEERLIVTLRFLSTGNSFSSLHCEFPLEDSAILRIIRLTCEVICQQLKEAVMPEPRAEDWLRIAEGFYGSVQFPNCVGALDGKHIRVKKPPDSGTQHFNNKQYFSVVLLALADRNLRFIMVDVEAFGSSADASIFRASRMGEQFRSNQLALPQPRPLPGSSDLPAPFVILADEGFELSHHVLRPFPNHVLDDRRRIFNYRLTRARRCVETALSFLTSKWQVLQASLQMDPEDVKLVIRACVILHNFVRIHDGAADQDLEANEPSSSSSLGQAHRGRPGAGALFVREQYTSYFMSPEGAVPWQMDAISGH from the exons ATGTCCTACGATCCGGTTGATGATCTTCTTCTGGACTGGGCTATCCTTCAGTGTTTAAAGCGaataacaaagaaagaaaaaccaAGGAGGAGGATCAGGCCCCGGCTTATCCCTGCGGTCTCCCAGCCGCCGCCTAGAAGATGTCATTTCCAGAACTTCTACGCCGACCTGCGGCGAGACCCTGACAAGTTCCACCGCTACTGCCGCATGACCATCCCCACCTTTGACCGTCTGTTGTCGGATCTGAGTTCTGGGCTCACCTTCCCGGACACGAATATGGGACGGTCCATTACACCGGAGGAACGGCTCATTGTCACACTcag GTTCCTCTCTACAGGGAACTCCTTTTCTTCTCTGCATTGTGAGTTCCCTCTGGAGGACTCCGCCATCTTGCGGATCATCAGACTGACCTGCGAAGTGATTTGTCAGCAGCTGAAAGAAGCGGTGATGCCCGAGCCCAGAGCAGAAGACTGGCTCCGCATTGCTGAGGGCTTCTATGGCTCGGTTCAGTTTCCCAATTGCGTTGGGGCACTGGATGGGAAACACATCCGTGTTAAGAAGCCTCCTGACTCTGGGACCCAACACTTTAACAATAAGCAGTATTTCTCTGTGGTCCTGTTGGCTCTGGCTGACAGGAACCTCCGCTTTATAATGGTGGATGTTGAGGCCTTTGGGAGCTCTGCTGATGCTTCTatcttcagggcttccagaatgggtgagCAGTTTCGGTCAAATCAGCTCGCACTTCCACAGCCAAGACCTCTGCCGGGATCTTCAGATCTTCCTGCACCGTTTGTCATCTTGGCTGATGAAGGTTTTGAGCTTTCCCACCATGTGCTGCGCCCATTCCCTAACCATGTTTTAGATGACCGAAGACGCATCTTTAACTACCGGCTGACCCGTGCCAGGCGCTGTGTTGAGACTGCCCTTAGCTTTCTGACCAGCAAGTGGCAGGTTCTCCAAGCTTCTCTCCAGATGGATCCAGAAGATGTCAAGCTGGTTATCAGAGCCTGTGTTATTCTGCACAACTTTGTCCGGATTCATGACGGTGCAGCTGACCAAGACCTGGAGGCAAATGAGCCTTCATCATCGAGTTCTCTGGGCCAGGCTCACCGTGGAAGACCAGGAGCAGGAGCATTGTTTGTGCGGGAGCAGTACACGTCCTACTTCATGTCCCCAGAGGGAGCCGTTCCATGGCAGATGGATGCTATCAGCGGACATTAG